One genomic segment of Amycolatopsis sp. WQ 127309 includes these proteins:
- the rplA gene encoding 50S ribosomal protein L1, which translates to MTKHSKAYRQAAELIDKARLYAPLDAAKLAKETSKTKMDATVEVAMRLGVDPRKADQMVRGTVNLPHGTGKTARVIVFAVGDKAAEAEAAGADAVGTDELIERIQGGWLDFDAAIATPDQMAKVGRIARILGPRGLMPNPKTGTVTPAVTKAVQDIKGGKINFRVDKQANLHLVIGKASFDTEKLVENYAAALDEILRAKPSSAKGRYLKKVTFATTMGPGIPVDPLRTRNLLSEDANI; encoded by the coding sequence ATGACCAAGCACAGCAAGGCTTACCGCCAGGCTGCGGAGCTGATCGACAAGGCGCGGCTCTACGCGCCGCTCGACGCCGCGAAGCTGGCGAAGGAAACCTCCAAGACCAAGATGGACGCGACCGTCGAGGTCGCGATGCGTCTCGGTGTGGACCCGCGCAAGGCCGACCAGATGGTCCGCGGCACCGTGAACCTGCCGCACGGCACCGGTAAGACCGCCCGCGTCATCGTCTTCGCGGTCGGCGACAAGGCCGCCGAGGCCGAAGCCGCCGGCGCCGACGCGGTCGGCACCGACGAGCTGATCGAGCGCATCCAGGGTGGCTGGCTCGACTTCGACGCCGCGATCGCGACGCCGGACCAGATGGCCAAGGTGGGCCGCATCGCCCGCATCCTCGGCCCGCGTGGCCTGATGCCGAACCCGAAGACCGGCACCGTGACCCCCGCGGTCACCAAGGCGGTCCAGGACATCAAGGGCGGAAAGATCAACTTCCGCGTCGACAAGCAGGCCAACCTGCACCTGGTGATCGGCAAGGCTTCCTTCGACACCGAGAAGCTGGTCGAGAACTACGCGGCGGCGCTGGACGAGATCCTCCGCGCCAAGCCGTCGTCCGCGAAGGGCCGTTACCTGAAGAAGGTCACCTTCGCCACGACGATGGGCCCGGGCATCCCGGTCGACCCGCTGCGGACTCGCAACCTCCTCTCCGAGGACGCGAACATCTGA
- the rplJ gene encoding 50S ribosomal protein L10, which translates to MAKPDKVAAVAEIAESFRSSSATVVTQYTGLSVSQLSQLRRALGTSAKYRVAKNTLVKRAAEDAGVTGLEDLFVGATAIAFVEGEAVDAAKALRDFAKDNNALVIKGGYMDGKALSVDEINKIADLDSREVLLAKAAGAFKAKLSQAAALFQAPASQVARLAAALEEKQRNATGTEAAEAPAES; encoded by the coding sequence ATGGCGAAGCCCGACAAGGTGGCGGCCGTCGCCGAGATCGCGGAGAGCTTCCGCAGCAGCTCGGCCACCGTCGTTACCCAGTACACCGGCCTCTCCGTGTCCCAGCTGTCCCAGCTGCGCCGCGCTCTCGGCACCAGTGCCAAGTACCGGGTCGCGAAGAACACCCTCGTCAAGCGGGCCGCCGAGGACGCCGGCGTCACGGGGCTCGAAGACCTGTTCGTCGGCGCGACCGCCATCGCCTTCGTCGAGGGTGAAGCGGTCGACGCCGCCAAGGCGCTTCGCGACTTCGCGAAGGACAACAACGCGCTTGTGATCAAGGGCGGCTACATGGACGGCAAAGCGCTGTCCGTGGACGAGATCAACAAGATCGCCGATCTCGACAGCCGTGAGGTCCTGCTCGCCAAGGCGGCGGGCGCGTTCAAGGCGAAGCTGTCCCAGGCCGCCGCGCTGTTCCAGGCGCCGGCGTCCCAGGTCGCCCGCCTGGCTGCCGCGCTGGAGGAGAAGCAGCGCAACGCCACCGGTACCGAAGCAGCCGAAGCACCCGCCGAGAGCTGA
- the rplK gene encoding 50S ribosomal protein L11: protein MPPKKKKLAAIIKLQIKAGAANPAPPVGPALGQHGVNIMEFCKAYNAATESQRGDVVPVEISVYEDRSFDFKLKTPPAARLLLKAAGVEKGSGEPHKTKVAKVTWDQVREIAKTKESDLNAHDIDQAAKIIAGTARSMGITVV, encoded by the coding sequence ATGCCACCCAAGAAGAAGAAGCTTGCGGCGATCATCAAGCTGCAGATCAAGGCGGGTGCGGCCAACCCCGCTCCGCCGGTCGGCCCGGCTCTGGGCCAGCACGGCGTCAACATCATGGAGTTCTGCAAGGCCTACAACGCCGCGACCGAGTCGCAGCGTGGGGACGTCGTCCCGGTCGAGATCTCCGTGTACGAGGACCGGTCGTTCGACTTCAAGCTGAAGACGCCGCCGGCCGCGCGCCTGCTGCTCAAGGCCGCTGGTGTCGAGAAGGGCTCCGGCGAGCCGCACAAGACCAAGGTCGCCAAGGTCACTTGGGACCAGGTCCGCGAGATCGCGAAGACCAAGGAGTCCGACCTCAACGCGCACGACATCGACCAGGCGGCGAAGATCATCGCCGGCACCGCCCGCTCCATGGGCATCACGGTCGTCTGA
- the rplL gene encoding 50S ribosomal protein L7/L12: MAKLSTAELIDAFKELTLLELSEFVKEFEETFDVTAAAPAAAAAPVAAAAAPVEEQDEFDVILEGAGDKKIQVIKVVREVVSGLGLKEAKELVEAAPKALLEKVDKEAAEAAKEKLEAAGAKISIK, from the coding sequence ATGGCGAAGCTGAGCACCGCCGAGCTGATCGACGCCTTCAAGGAGCTCACCCTCCTCGAGCTGTCCGAGTTCGTGAAGGAGTTCGAGGAGACCTTCGACGTCACCGCCGCCGCTCCGGCCGCTGCCGCCGCGCCGGTCGCCGCCGCTGCCGCCCCGGTCGAGGAGCAGGACGAGTTCGACGTCATCCTCGAGGGTGCGGGCGACAAGAAGATCCAGGTCATCAAGGTCGTCCGCGAGGTCGTCTCGGGTCTGGGCCTGAAGGAGGCCAAGGAGCTGGTCGAGGCCGCTCCCAAGGCCCTCCTGGAGAAGGTCGACAAGGAGGCCGCCGAGGCCGCCAAGGAGAAGCTCGAGGCTGCGGGCGCCAAGATCTCCATCAAGTGA
- a CDS encoding alpha/beta fold hydrolase yields MPTFASFDGLQLNYTVWEGDGAAQAARPVLLQHGFAADTNANWIATGVVAALRKAGLTVISLDARGHGRSEKPHDESRYTETTMARDVSALLDELALDEVSMVGYSMGAIIALAVTAADKRIRRLATGGVGSGIVDFGGVDLRVVKPADIASALLAEDPTTVPPSGVPFRLLADAVGGDRQALAAVALASREGVVDLSAIGVPTLVLAGDQDVLAAEPERLAAAIAGARLVRIPGDHMTAVMAPAFSEALVSFLSAPHPR; encoded by the coding sequence ATGCCGACTTTCGCGTCGTTCGACGGGCTCCAGCTGAACTACACCGTGTGGGAGGGCGACGGTGCCGCCCAAGCCGCCCGCCCGGTGCTGCTGCAGCACGGTTTCGCCGCCGACACGAACGCGAACTGGATCGCCACCGGCGTCGTCGCCGCCCTGCGCAAGGCCGGCCTCACGGTCATCTCCCTGGACGCCCGCGGCCACGGCCGTTCCGAGAAACCGCACGACGAGTCCCGCTACACCGAGACGACGATGGCCCGCGACGTCTCGGCGTTGCTGGACGAGCTGGCCCTGGACGAAGTCTCGATGGTCGGCTACTCGATGGGCGCGATCATCGCCCTGGCGGTCACGGCGGCGGACAAGCGCATCCGCCGCCTCGCAACAGGCGGAGTGGGCTCAGGCATCGTCGACTTCGGCGGGGTCGACCTACGCGTCGTCAAGCCGGCCGACATCGCCTCGGCCCTGCTGGCCGAGGACCCGACCACGGTCCCGCCGTCCGGAGTCCCCTTCCGCCTCTTGGCCGACGCCGTTGGCGGCGACCGCCAGGCCTTGGCGGCGGTGGCACTGGCGTCGCGCGAGGGAGTGGTGGACCTGTCGGCCATCGGCGTCCCGACACTGGTACTGGCGGGCGACCAGGACGTCTTGGCCGCAGAACCCGAACGCCTGGCGGCGGCGATCGCCGGAGCGAGGTTGGTCCGAATCCCGGGCGACCACATGACGGCGGTCATGGCCCCGGCGTTCTCGGAGGCGCTGGTGTCGTTCCTGTCGGCCCCGCACCCGCGCTAG